A genome region from Ottowia testudinis includes the following:
- a CDS encoding ABC transporter substrate-binding protein: MTPPLLKLAALWGAAVLTASLHTGAQAQAKDLVVGFATAKSGWLEAYDTPATNAALIRIDEINAAGGIGGRKIKTVFADNKTDRAQSAKAGLQLIDQGADMVVVSCDYDFGSPAALAAEKAGKVSMFLCAEDAKAGIQGVGKLSFTGSIMAAVQGATVAEWAHAKRNARAMYVLLDTMIEYNKGICKGFDWMAGRLPGVTIAGRDTFKNDDASIAAQITRIKALPKEPDAIMLCSYAPGGASAVRQIRAAGIQSLILNGSAMDGTYWLGAVPGLSNFVVPVQGSIYGDDPNPKVEEFNKAFEKKYGARPSSMYVYPGYILMDLWAKGVERAKSADGKAVVAEMEKMNKEPTIFGPRTFSNKLHIQDSVPLLISEIKNGKPGIVDKWTISTPVPLDVALKK; encoded by the coding sequence ATGACCCCGCCGCTTCTCAAACTGGCCGCCCTGTGGGGTGCCGCCGTGCTGACCGCCAGCCTCCACACGGGCGCACAGGCCCAGGCCAAGGATCTGGTGGTCGGCTTTGCCACCGCCAAGTCCGGTTGGCTGGAGGCCTACGACACGCCCGCCACCAACGCCGCGCTGATCCGCATCGACGAGATCAACGCCGCTGGCGGCATTGGCGGCCGCAAGATCAAGACCGTGTTTGCCGACAACAAGACCGACCGCGCGCAATCGGCCAAGGCGGGTCTGCAACTGATCGACCAGGGCGCCGACATGGTGGTGGTGAGCTGCGACTACGACTTCGGATCGCCCGCCGCGCTGGCGGCCGAGAAGGCGGGCAAGGTGTCGATGTTCCTGTGCGCCGAGGACGCCAAGGCCGGCATCCAGGGCGTGGGCAAGCTGTCGTTCACCGGCTCCATCATGGCGGCGGTGCAGGGCGCCACCGTGGCCGAGTGGGCGCACGCCAAGCGCAACGCGCGCGCCATGTACGTGCTGCTCGACACCATGATCGAATACAACAAGGGCATCTGCAAAGGCTTCGACTGGATGGCGGGCCGTTTGCCGGGCGTGACCATCGCCGGGCGCGACACCTTCAAGAACGACGACGCGTCGATTGCCGCGCAGATCACTCGCATCAAAGCGTTGCCCAAAGAGCCTGATGCCATCATGCTGTGCTCCTACGCCCCCGGCGGCGCCAGCGCTGTGCGGCAGATTCGCGCCGCGGGCATCCAATCGCTCATCCTCAACGGCAGCGCCATGGACGGCACCTACTGGCTGGGCGCGGTGCCGGGCCTGTCGAACTTCGTGGTGCCGGTGCAGGGCTCGATCTACGGCGACGACCCGAACCCGAAAGTGGAAGAGTTCAACAAGGCGTTCGAGAAGAAATATGGCGCCCGCCCCTCCAGCATGTACGTCTATCCGGGCTACATCCTGATGGATTTGTGGGCTAAGGGCGTCGAGCGTGCCAAGTCGGCCGACGGCAAGGCCGTGGTGGCCGAGATGGAGAAGATGAACAAAGAGCCCACCATCTTCGGCCCGCGCACCTTCTCCAACAAGCTGCACATCCAGGACAGCGTGCCGCTGCTGATCTCCGAGATCAAGAACGGCAAGCCGGGCATCGTGGACAAGTGGACCATCTCCACCCCGGTGCCGCTGGACGTGGCGCTGAAGAAATAA
- the gabT gene encoding 4-aminobutyrate--2-oxoglutarate transaminase has protein sequence MNSTTNATLAERRAAAVARAIGSAHTLYADRAHNAEIWDVQGQRFIDFCAGIAVVNTGHCHPEVVRAVQQQAERFTHTCFQVVGYESYIALAERLCQLAPGASPKKALFMSTGAEAIENAVKIARYATQRSAVIAFEGAFHGRTQLGMALTGKVAPYKEGFGPLGADIYHVPFPSPVHGVGVADSLAALDRLFKYHVQASRVAALLVEPVQGEGGYLPAPEGFLAALRALCDQHGIVMIADEIQTGIGRAGKMFAIEHSGVEPDLITLAKGLGGGTPISAVVGKASLMDAVPPGGLGSTYAGSPLACEAALAVLDAMQNEKLCERSMELGERLRRHFKALAAKYPAIGDVRGLGAMTAVEFFKGGDTHQPATELAAALKTEAAKRGLLLLTCGSYGNVIRVMVPLTIEWAVLDEGLAIFDAALAQVA, from the coding sequence ATGAACTCCACCACCAACGCCACCCTGGCCGAGCGCCGCGCCGCCGCCGTGGCGCGCGCCATTGGCAGCGCCCACACCCTCTACGCCGACCGCGCCCACAACGCCGAAATCTGGGATGTGCAAGGCCAGCGCTTCATCGACTTTTGCGCCGGCATTGCCGTGGTCAACACCGGCCACTGCCACCCCGAGGTGGTGCGCGCGGTCCAGCAGCAGGCCGAGCGCTTCACGCACACCTGCTTTCAGGTGGTGGGCTACGAGTCGTACATCGCGCTGGCCGAGCGCCTGTGCCAGCTCGCACCCGGCGCCAGCCCCAAGAAGGCGCTGTTCATGAGCACCGGCGCCGAGGCAATCGAGAACGCCGTGAAGATCGCCCGCTACGCCACGCAGCGCAGCGCCGTCATCGCGTTCGAGGGCGCGTTCCATGGCCGCACGCAGCTGGGCATGGCACTTACCGGCAAGGTGGCGCCGTACAAGGAGGGCTTTGGCCCGCTGGGAGCAGATATCTATCACGTGCCCTTTCCCAGCCCCGTGCATGGCGTGGGCGTAGCCGATTCGCTGGCCGCGCTCGACCGCTTGTTCAAATACCACGTGCAGGCCAGCCGCGTGGCCGCGCTGTTGGTGGAACCCGTCCAGGGCGAGGGCGGCTACCTGCCCGCGCCCGAGGGCTTTCTGGCGGCGCTGCGCGCACTCTGCGACCAGCACGGCATCGTGATGATTGCCGACGAAATTCAAACCGGCATTGGCCGCGCCGGCAAGATGTTCGCCATCGAGCACAGCGGCGTCGAGCCCGACCTCATCACCCTGGCCAAGGGCCTGGGCGGCGGCACGCCGATTTCGGCCGTGGTGGGCAAGGCCAGCCTCATGGATGCCGTGCCCCCCGGCGGTCTGGGCAGCACCTATGCCGGCAGCCCCCTGGCGTGCGAGGCGGCGCTGGCGGTGCTGGACGCCATGCAGAACGAAAAGCTGTGCGAGCGCAGCATGGAGCTGGGCGAGCGGCTGCGCCGCCACTTCAAGGCACTGGCTGCCAAGTACCCCGCCATCGGCGACGTGCGCGGCTTGGGCGCCATGACGGCGGTGGAGTTTTTCAAAGGCGGTGACACGCACCAGCCCGCCACCGAACTGGCCGCTGCCCTTAAGACCGAAGCCGCCAAGCGGGGCCTGCTGCTGCTCACCTGCGGCAGC